The genomic window ATGTCTAGGCCCACTGTAGTTGAAACAAATGAGAGGGTTTTCTACACTCTCTCCTAAGGTGATCCCTGTCTCCACAATGAAAGCAGCGACCCCTCTTAAAATCAAGACCTCTAGGGGTAGTAGGAGGCAAAGCAGCGCGTGAGTTGTGAAGTAAATACTTGTACCAGTTCCTCCATTCAAAGTAGAGGTACTATAACTGGCCCTCAGTTTGCCACTAATGAGCATTGAAGCGTGTAGGAGGGTTGTTCACCTAACAATCTCTTCGAGCTTTTATTCTAAATGGGTGGAAGAGAGTCATCAATGGGTTTGGAAGCAGGGGCAGCACTTCAAATCCCAATAGGGATAGCATTAGCATCTGGCACCATAGAggtaaaggaggtgcaagggagagGATGACGACCAGAACGAAGAAAACCCACAGGAGGTCTTGGCCTTCTTTGGTCAAGGAAGCTTCGGCATTCAGGACCGCCGGCAGAGCATCTAGCAACTCTGCTGAAGCTATTCATGTCCTGCTCCAAAACTTCAGTCAGCCGGTGTCAAATTTTAAGTTAGAAGGGCAAGGGTACTCTTCTCCCAATCCCAAAAATCTTTCTAAATCTATAAAGATAAGAAAATGATATTGAATTTGCAAATTGAAAAGGTCGATGTAATTTCTTGCAAAACTCTCATCATCTGGTCCTCCAAGTCTATTCCACTTGCATTTGCATGTATCTGCACACATGCGTGATTGCATACATGCATGTGCAATGTAAGGTTAAAAatatagaattttttatttttaaaatttttcacttATTGCAAATTGTGAGCAACGTGGTTTCACTTTGAAATGCATAAAGCTTGCCTAATAATGCTTAAATCAAAAACTCAATGCTATTGAAAGTTGAATGACCTCTTTAAGCCAAGGCCCATGTTGTGCCACTCAACATTGGCCAGCCTGACATCCATTCAGACCTGGAAGTTTAGACCGTCCCCCCTAGGCCTATTGCCCCTTCTTCCCGAGCCTGGACTTAAAATGGCTCATCGCGAACTCCAAGTAAGCCTTTCTAGAGTTTTGATCAATCAATATGACGAATCAATAACCGCCATAAAAAAGGCAAAGGTTTCACCTAGCTACCTTTGCTTGAAGCTACTGGATGTGCATTAACATTTCATACAGTTCTACAAAAATGTGTATCAAGATTATTTGAAATGTCTGGTTATCAACCATCTTAACATCACGATGCTATTTTAATTGGAGCCTATTTGGGAAACCCAGCAAGATTGAGCTGGATTTCCTATAGGAATCGGGCTTGCCCAGCCCCTTTCTTTTCTACAAGCCTGTTCAAGTTTTGGTCTAAATCCCATCTACAGGTCCATTGGACAGCAGGATTAAAATAAAACGCCTATAAATGTCTCTTTTTCATCTCACAGAATTTGAAATGAGAGCAATTGGATTGACATGGATCTTACGTACAACTGTCTGTCCATGATCTTACGAGAGATCCAGCCCAATCCTTTTGGATTTGCCAAACAGGCCCCTAATGTCCGATAAATGTTGTAGTTCGTGGGCTTTGGCTGTAATTTGTGCACATTATTACGTGTCCAGAGTTGATGATCATAACAGAATAATACATTCAACAACTCCGGTACAAGATTCTCATCAATTAACTCTTTacaaaattgaaaattaaaaaaaaaatcaaatttcagaaTATAAGTGGTTTTCCTAGATCAGAGAAATGCACAATTCATGCACTCATGGCATTCGACCAAGGTAATCTCAAAAAGGAAATGGAAAGGACAGAAGGGTGCCTATATGTTACAGCCCATGGCCATTCTGGAAGAATAACATTCCAACCACTGTAACGAGACGGTATATTTTGCCCAGGCACTGGAGAACAGTAACATTCAGCAAATGACTTTCATATTTTACACAAATTCTGACCGCCGTTTGCAAGTAATGTACAATGCACCCTTGTAGAATTCCAGTAGAGATGGGATATATGGCGCTTGCATGAGAAAGAATAAAGTCCCAAGGGTCATGCTGGTAATCTCTCTATTACTCAAGAACTGTTCATCCAAACCATGAACTTCAGATCCTGAAGCTTGAGGCTGATGATCACCACCATCACCTGCCCCAGGGCTACCATGGTCTTCTGGGGGTTTATCCAAGTGCCCTCCACCTTTCTTCTCATCACTAGAACTCCCGGAACTACCATCTCCTGAAACACCTTGTAGGAGAGCTGGTTTTGCTTCGAGTCCTACTCGTCTCAGATGAAGCTGTGAGATTTTGGTCATGAGCAGACAGCAAGCCAAAAAAAATTGTGCAGAGACGAAAAAAATAAATGCTGAGTGCTGAAGTACCTGAAGGTATAAGTTAACCTCATCCGGGCGAGAAAGAAATGGAAAATCACCGCCAGTCTTTAATACTGCTCGCCTTGCTCCAGGGTATCTTTCACTCACTTGATCTTTCAGTTCTTGTGGAACAGCACAGTAGTCGTTTGTCTGCAAGGATCAAGATATAATACTTAAATGACATTGTTGAGATGGCTTTTAGTTCATCATTAAAGCATCAAATAGAAAAGCTCATAAAAATTCTGACTTGTTGCACTATCCATGATTGAAGTTTCAGTGGAAATTATGAAACAGGAAAGTTTCAATTTTAAGAGGAACCAATCCAAAACTGGAGACAATTTTAGAGTTGTAGGGCAAAATATATTCATGGCCAAATGTATTGTACATATTGGTTgttgatgataattttttatgacttCTCATCTTTGTAAAATTGGGAAATCATTTTCTCTAAATTAAACTTTAACCTTGCAATTTCTGAAAGATCTTAAAGCATTTTAGTATTCCAAGTTTagtatattaaatatgtatcacaaACTTGGGTATCCCCAAGCTCAAATTTCATCAATATATCTAATGTCATGTCTGATTGGCAGCAACCAATACAAGTACTTAAAAACACATTCAACTCCAAATGGTACATCCAAGGCCAAAAATGGTATATTCCCTCAAAAAAGAAGGCCTGAAACAGTTTCTGTTTAGTATGCCTCGAGTTCCTTGATCCACCCAATCCATGATTAGTTTGACAAATTTGGGGAAAGAAACTGATTGAGAACTTTTTGTGAGGCCTGTGGTGGTAGCGGAGGGCTTGGGATTGTTGATATGCATCTTCTTTTGCCTCATTTTGTAAGGTGAGTGAAACAGGGTGTACTTGGATTAGGGTTTGTTGAGAGGTAGCTCTATGTGTGTACTCCAACCTTTTTTTGATTATAGTGAAATCTCTACTTCATTCTCGCCTTTGGATGTATGCCTGTAACTGAACCATGTAAACTTGTGTTTGCCGTGTTTtccttctctctatttctcaAATCTCTTTGTTCTTCTTCGATTTCATCTAGATCCATTCCAATAGTATTATATGCTCTAAAATAAATTTGTAATTATTTCTTATCTCACTTTTTTTTTACATTTTCTTAAATTCAACATACTTTTCTGAGCCTCTTTTAGATTTTCGGGAAAGAATTGTAAAGACTAGGATAAAAATCAGTCACAAGAAAAACCAAAACTCATCCAGTATGACAAAACCAAAACTAATGTATTTCTGAGACCTGCTTCTACTTTACATTAACTTATTTTCACTGAATGCATCTTGCCCAAAGGTCATACAAGCAAATGCTATCTTCACACATCAACTCTTTTATGGAGGTTAACATTGTCTTTTTATATAATTGGTAGTAGTTATTCATGATTACCGATTTGGATGTACTTCAGGAAATGTGAAATAAGAAGTTAGAGCCATCTCACAATAATTTAAATGATCATGGAATGGCTGAGACATTATCGTGAATGCTGATCCTACAGGCTACAGCTACTACAGTTAAGTGAATGGGTCGGTTTCTtcagtgatctcatcaatttaaACAATGGGGCCCTCGCGATCCTTAATCATTGCTTTTAAATTTCCCTGCTTCTCTTGCAGATTAATGGACGTTGGATTATATTAGTTGAACCTTATTCAATGGGGTCAGCTTCCTCAAAACTTTGTTCCACCATATTAGATGGTTGCCCTTTCCATGTTGCTAACAACAGTGATCCTCAAACCATTATTCATCTTCTTTAACTGATCTAACATGGTTTACTGCTCTTTCAAAAACCGGATAACTTAAAACAAGCTCCAGTGTTGAGTTAGTTAACTTTGACATTGAATGGtgtcacactatttttttttcctttaaatcAACCATTTTCAGAAGGAAATTTGATTCTAAAATAGGTTCcctttccctctctctttctcacactCCTTGTGCGTATCTGTGTTTATGTTTGAGAGAGAGATGAGACAGAGAGAGAATATAAAGTTGTGATGGCATCATCTGTGGAGAAGAATGATAAAAGTTGACTAAGTTTTCACAGTTTTTCTTATAAGCCCAAATAAAATGCAATATGCCTTGTATCAAAGCCTCATGGCCATTAACATGACTGCTATTCTGTCCATATTGTGGAAGGTACTTGTTCtatttcaaataataaaatacaGTAGTATAATCTGTTCCTAAATAAAAGCCAAATCTTATAACTTATACCTCAAGCAAGTTATCTGGCTCCAAATAACCTTCACAACAATTCAAATGCAGAAAATTACAAATCCAAATGTTCATAACTTATCTCTTGTCACCTAACAACTGAACCCTTGAGGCCTATTAGACTCTATAACTGAAAATAACATGTAGCAGTAAGAATAACAGCACAAACAACTACAGTCagaaaatttctaaataaatccCCCTGCCCCCACTCACCTCAcctcccaaaacaaaaaaaaagaaagaaatttagaacaaTCCTTATGTtccttttctctttgctcatccTAATGAAGATCACTATGTGCAAGAAAGCTAATACCCTAAAGGATTTTTCCCTCTTTCCAGAATTCATTTCCCATCCTAAGTCTGATTTATTTAACTATGGACCTTCCTCAGTACCTAAGGTCCTTTGTTATTATGCTAGCTATCTTAGCAAGAGATCTTCTCACTCCTACCCAACATTATGCTAGTCATCTTATCATGTTTCTTCATTTTCATTGACTTGCTAAAAGATAAACTTACCATCCATATGCATATGCACATTGAAATGGGCTCTTAACAAAATAGAGTGAAGGTGTATGTGTGTATGATGGACATAGGTGCAAAAGTTGTTCTGGAAAGCCTCCCTTCTGACAGAATGTCATACTATCAATGGAAACATTAAATCATAGACATGGAAAGCTAAATTCTCAAAGCCATTTTTCATAGATCTCTTGGCAAACATGACATAAGAAATAACTCATGATTAGAGACAAGAATTTATTGAAGACTGCAAATATGGATGACTTACATCCATTATAGTGATAAAGGAATCTGGTAGTAAGAGAGGACCAACTGACGTGACATTCACATTCAAAGTTAACCTTGATGAAATATCCTCTCTTGACAATTTCTCAACctgaaaatttcaaaatattgctaATGTTATGATAGAAAAGGGAAATAACATTTGTTCCCAATAGACCATTAAATTATATTCAGGGAGAAGGAAAAAAGGAGCATTGCATCTTCCAAGGCATGCAAGACTTAAATTAACAGCCCACAAATACGTgatgaaatttaaattactacAGGAATTATTTAAGTTCAAACACAGGTTAATTCAAGCTTGTCATTGTCCTGTATATAGAGTTGCAAGAGACAGCACACGGGACTCTGGTGCTACAGCAAATCCAGCATCGTCCATGATAAAAACTCCTGTGGCCCTAGAATAAATAAAGCTAGTCTTCAGCACTATTACTACACCATCCTGTACTTGACTACCCTCAGTTTCATGGACAAATAGTAACGTTCTTGCCAGAAAGGGATTGACTAGTAAGTAGAGAGAGAGGCAAAGAAAACATTCTCAGCACTAGTTAGGATTTAAAGCATAGTGGGAAAATgaagctgaaaaggaaaaatgcaCCATGTATCCAAAATTAGGAGTAGCAAAATTTTCACTCATATAACCCGTAAATGAGTTTAAACTCACAAACATGTGACACGATAGAGATTATCTTGTAACTGCACTGTTTGAGAATAGGCAAGACAGGTCATCAAACCATGTATCTCTGTTGAGACACTACCACTTTTTCATTTAATTCCTTCAAGCTTGCATCTCAAAGCCTCCATGCCCTTGTGGTATTGTCTCTCAGGAACATACAGGCATGTGAATATGGCATCTATTATGGTATACCTTCTTTGATTATAATTACTAGATTCAATTTTACAGcaagtaaaatattatttaaattattttctctaagaATGctttcaaatataaagaaaaaatgagtcagcttaatttcaatccatcgaTCCTATGTATAAATAATGATCTTGAATCTTTCATGCATCCATTTGGAAATGCAGGCattaattctttgaaaattgaagaataaaaaaaagaaaaataaaagaaagaaccaTAAAATATTCCAAGCAGGTGCATCAGAGAGATGAATCGGCAGATGTAAATATGCAGCAATAGGGGTTGGTATGGATGATCCCAAAGTTTGCATCCATATTTCATGTCGATAAACTTCTAGAATGATATTCTACTTGACAAAAATATAGTTAAACCCATCTTACAGCCCCCCACCTATCAAAACAAAGGGTGAATCCCATGTCTCACACTAAAAACGAGGAAATCATGTCACACATGCACACAAATACATCCAAGAGATGAAAACACAAGCATATGGATGTGGTCTGCAACTTTGAAAGAGTGAAATGCTTACAGAGCATGAATCAAATTCAACTAACACAATTCAATGATCAAAATGAATCCATGTCAAGCATCAATATATTCTATGTTCAATTAGATAAAATAGAACTTCAGGTAGCATGTTGTAATGCTTTTGTAGAATTAAGTAGATATACAAGATTGTGAAAGTATCATAATGACAAGGACACCAGGTGAAACATGcctagaaaaaaaaagattatatgACTTGAAATTCAGCTTTAACAAAGTCAGCTTTAGCAAGGCAGAACACCAAGAATTTATTGATGCCATCAgtgggaaaaaaaaaggaagaaaatatgATAACCTATTCAACAACATATTAACAACAAATTCTATGTATGCATACCTGGCCAACAACGAAGTCCACAGAATCAGCTATAAATGGTTCATGTGGACCATCATGAATTCCTGTTAAGATGTGTCTCTTCAGCAAAAATGAAGGAGTCCAACTAACACTGCAACATTTAGAGAAAAAAACAAAATGACAATCAGATGAAAACTTCAATAATATCTATACTTGCCCTATGAATATCTTGGGTTTCTCAATTCTTTTGTTTTCTAGATTAGTAACAATATAGCAATAAGAATACAACTCAACTCAACTCAAGTCAATCAAGCCTTAATCCTAAGCTAGTTGGGTCAGCAACATGAATGCTTTTCCTCCATTCTGCTCGGTTTAGCCCAAAGTTTCTGCAAGATGTTGAGATATCAAATCCTTTCTTACTACATCCCATGTGAATATAGATCTAGCTCTACCCCTCTTCATTTATTCTATATAAGGTTGGGGGGCCTGGACCGGTCGGTTGGCAGCATGGTTCGGTACGACCTCGTGCCGTTCCATGTTGGGTCCAAATTGACACAACAAAAAAGGCAGGGGAGAGGGAATTCGGCAGAGAGGAAAAgatagagaaggagagggagggaagaaAAGGGAGGGGCCATTGGAGACCGCTAGAGGCCTATGGAGGCCTTAGGAGAACCAAGGGGCTCTACCCTGCTTAGGATTGAAACAGGGGTGATGCGCTCCtgttccttttttatttttgccAACTCATGGTAAAGTTGAATCACCATGagtcaacaaaaataaaaaagaaacaagGGCGAGTTGCCCCTATTTCAATCTAGAGGAGAGCAATGGCCCTCCTCTGGTCCTCCGAATGCCTCTACTGCCCTCTGATGGCCTCCCAGCCTATCCATCTCCATCCCTTccccctcttttttctctctctctttctttctccctctcccaCTCCAATGGCCTCTCcagcctctccctctccttccctctacccctctcttttttcctctttctttctccctctccctctcactATTGGTTTCTCATTTGGAATGCTAGAACCATCCTGATTTGCTGCCGATACGATTCAATATGCTCTAAATCGGATAACTTGGGATGATTCTAGAATCCTTGATTCTATGTGTCAAATCACTTCTTTGTATAGGTGCATCCCTAGGCCTATGTTCTCCATGTTCAAACCATCTAAGTTATCCTTCTCCCAGTTTGTCCTCAGAATGgagatatgaaaaagaaaaggaaaaaaggcaGTCGCTACCTAAAAGGATAACACATTCAATTTAAAATACACATTAGACAATAATCAAAAAGTAACATAATGAATAGAACAACCCAATATTTGCAAAGCTGTCCAAGAGAAAGCTTAAGTAAACATATAAAGTCTAGTAGTGTTTGATGCACATCAAACATGCCTTGACATCCAATTCTGTCACTATATGACAGACAAATCAAAATGTGAATCCATTATGATACCCCATCTAGGTAGCCATGTCCCAAGCAATCTAAGTTGTCATGGAGAAGCAAAGCCACAAAGCTACCAAGGCATGCCATACTTTCCCAGACCACTAAGTTTGGGGCACACCAAATTGTACTACTCCTGAACCAAGATAGTGCACCTCCTTAGCACAGTTCAGGGCCCAAACCAAGCAGTTCGAACTCGACCCAAGCAGCACTCCCTGGCTCTGCTTCGTTCAGAGTGGTTCAAGCCCTGTTCCTTTAAAATAATTAAGAGGGAGGTAGAGAAGGCTTCCCCATGCCATCTCTACCTATCTCTATATCTTTTTCCTCCAATAGTGAAAAAAGAACGGATTTTCAAGGATGTCCACTCAAATTCAATCCAAAATTAGTTCAAAGGCCCTTTTcccttctcctttttctctcttttatgcTAAAAATCAGCCAAAATAGAGAAAATAAGGGCCATACAccaaaattttggcatgatttcatGATATATTGTAGATCTATAGATGATTTGCAGATGCaaccaaaatcataattttggttAAGTACATAagtttttagatcaaaaaatatatgtttagattaacaataataataaataaataatgataaaaattctTTTGAAAAGTTGGTGGCATGCTTAGGGATAACGTGCTACTTGCTATCTTAATTTGATAAAGAGATCCTGAGAAGAGGCCAGCATGGAACCTAGTCTAATCAAGATAGTAATCATAGTTGAACCATCCAACAAAGCTAAGCAGTCAGGTATATCCAGAGAAAGAAGGTAGTTCCTTAGGTTAGCAAAAATAGGAAAGAAAAGGAAATTCCAGTTCCATTTGAGAGTGGATGACGAATCTATTCACTCTAATTCGGAGATTAATGAACTCTCGAATGATAGATTGCCTAGATCTCGAGATACCAACAATGATGATAGTGATAGTTTGAGCAATGATGCATCTGATGAACAGGAAGGTTGCAATGGACATGGCACAATTGCATACAACTCATAGCCCTAGGATTTTTAGTTCATCGGTGAGTCCCAGCTCAATCATGCCACACAAGAGTGCACATATTGGTAGAGCCCATGAGGATACCATTGAATATAGGAGATAGGCCTCTCAAGATCATTCAAGATATGGCGCCATTGTTGCAGATGACCACACTTATGAAGTAGGGTTTGTAGACATATCTGGATCTAAGTCATCCACCGAATCCTATTCCACATAGCTAGACTATGACTTGCATGGATATCTTTTGTTTGGGATGTCACATTCAAGTGGATACTACCCTCTATAGCCTCCATCTTCAGATGACAAGTTTAGTATCAGACAAAGGATCAGTATCAGGATGGCTATCCAACAGGTGCATGTTATAGGATATAGGAATATGGGGCAAATTATATAAAAACTTATATAATATCCTAGACTCGATTCCCATATCTATGAGGGACATGGACACTTGACAAAACTTTAGATGTCAGTACATATTTGTACTTTTAAGTCCATTTGTTATATTATATGTGTATTCAATTATATGTACTTTAATTGTATTTCAAGTCCTTTTGATGACAAAAGACATCTGAAAAACATCAAAATACTAAACTAAACAACCATGATGATTAAAATAATAACTAAAaaaatgaataataaaaataaaaaataaagaaaatggtGTATCGAGGATACCGTAGGTATGTTACCGAACTAGTACCTAACATACCATCCTGATCACCAACTAGTATGGCACTCAGTACCGGTTCGTGGATATTGGTTTTTCCATTAGTTGAAGAAATATGTCAAGAGTTTCTAATGAAATTAGAAAATGTCTCTAGGCAGCCTAATATTCAACATAATGCTAGGGATGCCCCATTTTGATTGTTATGATAATGTATGATGATGTGCCCACAATTAGGATGCATGAATTTGTTGATTATTAACTTCATGAGGGTATAGTTACATGTTGACCTCTAATAACATGACAAGTTTGACCTAATGCCAAATATGATCATTATTCTAATTATGATAACTACAGTACATGACAAATACGTGATGGAGAACTTCAATAATGTTTGTTTTCTGGATTttatatgaatgtgcatttgtgtgCTAACAGGAGGCAAGCAAACAGCAAGAGTCAAGGTGTACGTGCATGTCAGCACCATGTTGGAGATGGTAACCAggctaaatatatttagattgaggatgattgatttttttttccattgtCACAGATTAAGGATTTTGCTTTTGAAGATCTAATGCTAAAATTATAGGCCTTCTAATTCGCTAGACTGCTGGAAACAAATGACACTGAAGAAATATGTATTGAGGCTTCAAAACATGCAGACCTAGTTGTTCAAGATAGTGGTTGAAGGAGataagggcctgtttggatgcaGACGTTCTTATTGGCCTGATAGGATCTTATTGGCCCGATAGGATTCCATTTAAAACTTATGGGGGAAGCAGAGCACTTCTAAAAGATCAAGCAGCTGGTGGAAATATTCAAGCAGCTGGTGGACATATTGAATCCTGGGTTGATAGAGATAAGATAAATCACCAGAGACTTGGATTTACTTATCCCTTAAAAGTAGGGATCTGGGAATCTTCAATCCCCCAGCAACTTCTTTGTTTGTTTGCCACCACAATGGAGAGAGAAAACTATGGATTCAAACACCACCAGAATGGTGCAGTATTGAAGGTCTCATACCATTCTGATAAGAAACCGCCACTGGGATAGGTGTCGGGATGCCAAAACAGCCTACCGGCCATACTGGTACATACCACTAGTGTTATACTGACCATACCACTTGGTACAAAtagctttttattctttttaatgattttggtttCTGTACATAACATTGGTACTGGTACCATACCGAAAGTTCTGATACAAGAAACAGTATGGGGTTCAATACCAGTTTTTGAAAAACTTGAAGAAAACACTGTGGACAGATTATCCATAGGTAGTGGCTCCCACTATCCAAACAGGCCTTAAgggtttaataatttttttaagggAATATTTAAGTGAAAAGTATAGAAAAGCCAAAAGAATAATATCCAAGTTTTACTAGAATGACAAATAATAACTATGGAAGAGTCAATATCACAGTAATACAAAGAAAACATCAGTATAAAGAAATCCACAGAATCTACACCACTAAAAGCACTTGGAAATCATCACCTAATGCTGGAGTGCCCACACGTGATCAAGAAGTGACAACATATAAGAAGATAAAGAGCTGTTGTGCATGTGCTGTTCTCATCATCATGATAGCCTTTTCCCATAAAAATGGGGTCTGTTATGGAGCAAACTCTAGGTCAAGAAGGTTCCAGGAAGGATACTGATTCTCACAACCATCTATCAGCTCAACATCTATCATCTAAAGATTAGTTGAATATCTAACCAAGGCAACTTTAAGAAGGAGAGGGTCCAGCCACGACATAAAGGGTGGTCGGGAATTAAGAAAGGGTAACCTACTGATTCCAGGTTAAGTTTATGCCTCCAAGGACCAACCCTCCAAAGTTCCAAAGTTTCCTGAAACCTAGAAGATTctgaacaaattaaaaaaaaaaaaagaaagggtttAACATTTATTGGTATTGACAGATAATGTTCATAACCAACAAAGTTACAGTTCCATATCCATAAACATGTCAAAATGGGGTAAAAGTTTTAAATTGTCACTAGTAATGCACACAGTATGGAAAAGAGACAACTGAAACAGTCCTAAATACATTTCCTGTCATCCACCCCATTTtgaacaaaaaggaaaagaagcgcTCTACCTCTTGAGCCTATTTAGTCATCAAAGTTTTTCCCCATTTTACTGCATTTAACCACCCATTTCCTCAAACCCCACCCTTCTTAACTCATTTCTTAAATTCAAGGTATGAACTCATTTTAAATTAAAAACATGCAAGATCCAATAGTTCATATGGTAACTTATGTAATTATTGAAATTGCATTGGTGGTAACCC from Elaeis guineensis isolate ETL-2024a chromosome 4, EG11, whole genome shotgun sequence includes these protein-coding regions:
- the LOC105034223 gene encoding uncharacterized protein isoform X2, with amino-acid sequence MKGISSAPGDYVHFKSQVPLYKISIGSKQWRYYDFGPKSVLPLICIPGIAGTADVYYKQIMFLSLKVWNHHEWIHAFEKFLDTINVHHVHLYGTSLGGFLAQIFAQHRPRRVKSLVLSNTFLETHKFAAAMPWSPIVSWTPSFLLKRHILTGIHDGPHEPFIADSVDFVVGQVEKLSREDISSRLTLNVNVTSVGPLLLPDSFITIMDTNDYCAVPQELKDQVSERYPGARRAVLKTGGDFPFLSRPDEVNLYLQLHLRRVGLEAKPALLQGVSGDGSSGSSSDEKKGGGHLDKPPEDHGSPGAGDGGDHQPQASGSEVHGLDEQFLSNREITSMTLGTLFFLMQAPYIPSLLEFYKGALYITCKRRSEFV
- the LOC105034223 gene encoding uncharacterized protein isoform X1, which codes for MKGISSAPGDYVHFKSQVPLYKISIGSKQWRYYDFGPKSVLPLICIPGIAGTADVYYKQIMFLSLKGYRVISIDIPQVWNHHEWIHAFEKFLDTINVHHVHLYGTSLGGFLAQIFAQHRPRRVKSLVLSNTFLETHKFAAAMPWSPIVSWTPSFLLKRHILTGIHDGPHEPFIADSVDFVVGQVEKLSREDISSRLTLNVNVTSVGPLLLPDSFITIMDTNDYCAVPQELKDQVSERYPGARRAVLKTGGDFPFLSRPDEVNLYLQLHLRRVGLEAKPALLQGVSGDGSSGSSSDEKKGGGHLDKPPEDHGSPGAGDGGDHQPQASGSEVHGLDEQFLSNREITSMTLGTLFFLMQAPYIPSLLEFYKGALYITCKRRSEFV